The following coding sequences are from one Arthrobacter crystallopoietes window:
- a CDS encoding NAD(P)/FAD-dependent oxidoreductase: MGNSKAPEQVVVVGAGMVGLSTAWYLQERGVQVTVVDKEGVAAGSSWGNAGWLTPALTLPLSEPAVLSYGLKAMLDPSSPLYIPLSANPQLLRFLIGFARHCTPGKWREAMEVFTEVNRIGMDAYDELAEGGNLLNTSHQTTTTAAGTARGSAASAATGTTFAGTTTLTTAATADGAVGEPTKVADPFLAGFVSDKHRDALVHEFDAVRRAGGTVDYNLVDGDELRALEPTLGSGVRAGVQIRDQRFINPPKFMESLAESVKARGGEIVSGFDVVDIRDDGTGVRVIAADSRLLQADNVVIASGAWMGKLARRFGVKRVVQAGRGYSFTVVPEVMPTHPIYFPAQRVACTPLGDRFRVAGMMEFRDADAPLDPRRIKAIIDAATPMFKGIDWQDRKEEWVGSRPCTTDGLPLIGATKSSRVHVAGGHGMWGVALGPLTGKMLAASITGDSTPAIMRRFDPLR, encoded by the coding sequence ATGGGCAATTCGAAGGCGCCTGAGCAAGTAGTGGTGGTAGGCGCAGGCATGGTGGGACTCTCCACCGCCTGGTACCTGCAGGAACGCGGCGTGCAGGTCACCGTGGTCGACAAGGAAGGCGTCGCCGCCGGATCCTCCTGGGGCAACGCCGGCTGGCTGACCCCCGCGCTGACCCTGCCGCTGAGCGAACCGGCCGTCCTGAGCTACGGCCTCAAGGCCATGCTCGATCCGTCCTCCCCGCTCTACATCCCGCTCTCCGCCAACCCGCAGCTGCTGCGCTTCCTGATCGGCTTCGCCCGCCACTGCACCCCGGGCAAATGGCGCGAGGCCATGGAGGTCTTCACCGAGGTCAACCGCATCGGCATGGACGCCTACGACGAACTCGCCGAAGGCGGCAACCTCCTCAACACTTCACACCAAACAACGACGACGGCGGCGGGCACCGCTCGTGGCAGCGCAGCCTCGGCCGCCACCGGGACCACCTTCGCCGGCACCACCACCCTGACCACGGCGGCCACTGCCGATGGCGCGGTCGGTGAGCCCACCAAGGTCGCCGATCCGTTCCTCGCGGGTTTCGTCTCGGACAAGCACCGCGACGCCCTGGTCCACGAGTTCGACGCGGTGCGCCGCGCCGGCGGCACGGTGGACTACAACCTGGTGGACGGCGACGAGCTCCGCGCCCTGGAACCGACACTGGGCTCCGGTGTCCGGGCCGGTGTGCAGATCCGCGACCAGCGCTTCATCAATCCGCCGAAGTTCATGGAGTCGCTAGCCGAGTCGGTCAAGGCCCGCGGCGGCGAGATCGTCAGCGGCTTCGACGTGGTGGACATCCGGGACGACGGGACCGGCGTCCGTGTCATCGCCGCCGACAGCCGGCTGCTCCAGGCCGACAACGTGGTCATCGCCAGCGGTGCCTGGATGGGCAAGCTCGCCCGCCGCTTCGGCGTCAAGCGCGTGGTGCAGGCCGGCCGCGGTTACAGCTTCACGGTGGTGCCCGAGGTCATGCCTACGCACCCGATCTACTTCCCGGCGCAGCGCGTGGCCTGCACCCCGCTGGGGGACCGCTTCCGCGTGGCGGGCATGATGGAGTTCCGCGACGCCGATGCGCCGCTGGACCCGCGGCGCATCAAGGCCATCATCGACGCGGCGACCCCGATGTTCAAGGGTATCGACTGGCAGGACCGCAAGGAGGAATGGGTCGGCTCCCGCCCGTGCACCACGGACGGCCTGCCGCTCATCGGCGCCACCAAATCCAGCCGCGTCCACGTCGCCGGCGGCCACGGCATGTGGGGCGTCGCCCTCGGCCCGCTCACCGGCAAAATGCTCGCCGCCTCCATCACCGGCGACAGCACCCCTGCCATCATGCGCCGCTTCGACCCGCTGCGCTGA
- a CDS encoding M20 family metallo-hydrolase codes for MNDHSFLQDFHHVATIGATSNNGVDRQAATANDAATRTWFAQWIQDTGFELRVDGIGNMFGLVEWTPGAPYVLIGSHLDSQPLAGRFDGAYGVVAAMHAAQEISRRIKSTGQAPKFNLAVVNWFNEEGSRFAPSLMGSSVFAGLFDQDETLAIVDPDNISVRQALSEIGFLGTDPRPVPAAYAEIHIEQGRILEREGIDIGLVEHSWYTQKLDIEVLGEQSHTGATAMADRHDALIAASKIVLMVHDVTKDYEEEALVSSIGRLSVEPNSPIVVARRVHLVADLRSGDPAIVRSAREKLLRDIEALAREHDIEIRVNDFDVRQIRYYPESGLELTAKTAGNLGLSTRRLATMAGHDSVAMNSIVPTVMLFIPSVDGVSHCEREFTTDADMVKGLHMLTEVAQQLVHGKLTEGNDKDASFPSPERAAVGPSAS; via the coding sequence ATGAACGATCACTCCTTCCTGCAAGACTTCCATCACGTAGCGACCATCGGCGCGACCTCCAACAATGGAGTGGACAGGCAGGCTGCGACGGCCAACGACGCGGCCACCCGAACCTGGTTCGCCCAGTGGATCCAGGACACAGGATTCGAGCTACGCGTGGACGGGATCGGCAACATGTTTGGACTCGTTGAATGGACCCCGGGTGCCCCCTATGTCCTCATCGGTTCTCACCTCGACAGCCAGCCGTTGGCCGGACGGTTCGACGGGGCCTACGGCGTAGTCGCGGCGATGCATGCTGCCCAGGAGATTAGCCGCCGCATCAAAAGCACGGGACAGGCGCCAAAATTCAACCTCGCCGTCGTCAATTGGTTCAATGAGGAAGGCAGCCGATTCGCCCCTTCACTCATGGGAAGCTCGGTCTTCGCGGGACTCTTCGACCAGGACGAGACGCTTGCTATTGTCGACCCGGACAACATCAGCGTCCGGCAGGCCCTGTCCGAAATCGGGTTCCTCGGGACGGACCCGCGTCCAGTGCCCGCGGCGTACGCCGAGATCCACATCGAGCAGGGACGGATCCTTGAGCGTGAAGGCATCGACATCGGATTGGTCGAACACAGCTGGTATACCCAGAAACTCGATATCGAGGTACTGGGCGAGCAGTCCCACACCGGCGCCACGGCCATGGCCGACCGCCACGACGCACTTATTGCCGCGTCCAAGATCGTCTTGATGGTCCACGACGTAACTAAGGACTATGAGGAGGAGGCCCTGGTCTCCTCCATCGGCCGGCTCTCCGTAGAACCCAACTCACCCATCGTCGTCGCGCGCCGCGTCCATCTCGTCGCTGACCTGCGATCCGGCGACCCAGCAATTGTCCGATCAGCCAGGGAAAAATTGCTGCGCGACATCGAAGCACTGGCCCGCGAGCACGACATCGAAATCCGGGTCAACGACTTCGACGTCCGCCAGATCCGATACTACCCCGAGTCCGGGCTGGAGCTGACGGCCAAAACCGCCGGCAATCTCGGTCTCTCCACCCGGCGCCTTGCAACCATGGCCGGCCACGACTCCGTCGCCATGAACTCCATCGTCCCCACGGTCATGCTGTTCATCCCGAGCGTCGACGGCGTCTCTCATTGCGAACGGGAATTCACGACGGACGCTGACATGGTTAAGGGCCTGCATATGCTCACCGAAGTAGCCCAGCAACTTGTCCATGGAAAACTGACTGAAGGCAATGACAAAGATGCTTCGTTTCCCTCTCCTGAACGAGCTGCCGTAGGCCCTTCGGCGTCTTAG
- a CDS encoding CobW family GTP-binding protein, whose translation MTARLGIIGGYLGSGKSTLVNRLLAGVLPGRTAVVVNDFGSVNIDADLIASASGDTIELTNGCICCQISDDASRTMSALAARGDLDHVLCEVSGVGDPGQLAMWRDFPGFSPGPVLVCADATAVRRLLKDEYVGDTVARQLAAAEVVLVTKTDLALTAEIEDAAEACHAAAPRARLILQDPADPGTTAAEALAAPVPEADDDVVSFGGKTDRHGGTDHAETHVSTALECPEPVDVDALTRALGAQANLLVRAKGVVQDNDWTWHEIQLAGGRVDVRPRSDDRLPPVRPALVLIAAGPDAYRLLSEAAAVLEQVPRDAPHRLRTAP comes from the coding sequence GTGACCGCCCGGCTTGGAATCATCGGTGGCTACCTGGGCTCCGGCAAGTCCACGTTGGTGAACCGGTTGCTGGCGGGCGTGCTGCCGGGGCGCACCGCCGTCGTCGTCAACGATTTCGGAAGCGTCAACATCGACGCGGACCTCATTGCCTCGGCATCCGGGGACACGATCGAGCTGACGAACGGGTGCATCTGCTGCCAGATCAGCGACGACGCGTCCCGCACCATGTCCGCGCTGGCCGCGCGCGGGGACCTTGACCACGTGCTTTGCGAGGTCAGCGGCGTCGGCGATCCCGGCCAGCTCGCCATGTGGCGGGACTTCCCGGGCTTCTCTCCCGGGCCGGTGCTGGTGTGCGCGGACGCGACCGCCGTCCGGCGGCTGCTGAAAGATGAGTACGTCGGCGACACGGTTGCACGGCAACTCGCCGCGGCGGAGGTGGTGCTGGTGACGAAGACCGACCTGGCTCTGACCGCCGAAATCGAGGACGCCGCGGAGGCGTGCCATGCAGCGGCGCCGCGGGCGCGGCTGATCCTGCAGGATCCCGCTGACCCGGGGACGACGGCGGCTGAGGCCCTCGCCGCACCGGTGCCGGAGGCGGACGACGACGTGGTCAGCTTCGGTGGGAAGACTGACCGTCACGGCGGGACGGACCACGCGGAGACTCATGTGTCCACCGCGCTTGAGTGCCCGGAACCGGTGGACGTGGACGCCCTCACCCGCGCGCTGGGCGCACAAGCGAACCTGCTGGTCCGGGCCAAAGGGGTTGTCCAGGACAACGACTGGACCTGGCACGAAATCCAGCTAGCGGGCGGACGAGTAGACGTGCGCCCGCGGTCCGATGACCGGCTGCCCCCCGTACGACCTGCGCTGGTGCTCATCGCAGCGGGACCTGACGCTTACCGGCTCCTTAGTGAAGCTGCAGCAGTGCTAGAGCAGGTGCCGCGGGACGCACCGCATCGCTTACGGACGGCCCCCTAG
- the xsc gene encoding sulfoacetaldehyde acetyltransferase produces MSEQNTGREVVQGVQKMTPSEAFVETMVANDVTDIFGIMGSAFMDAMDIFAPAGIRLVPVVHEQGAAHMADGYARASGRHGVVIGQNGPGISNCVTGIAAAYWAHSPVVIVTPEAGTNGIGLGGFQEANQLPMFQEFTKYQGHVVNPARMAEFTARCFDRAMSENGPTQLNIPRDYFYGEITTEIPKPRRVDRGAGGKESLEAAAELIATAKAPVIVSGGGVVMADGVEECKALAERLGAPVVNSYQHNDSFPASHPLWCGPLGYQGSKAGMKLISEADVVIALGTRLGPFGTLPQYGQAYWPENAKIIQVDADHTMLGLVKKIDVGICGDAKAVATELTQLLADRTLTSDATKEERAARIKAEKDAWEQELSAWTHEQDEYSLDVIEEAKHEEGNWLHPRQVLRELELAMPENVMISTDIGNINSVAHSYLRFEKPRSFFAPMSFGNCGYALPTIIGAKAAAPERPAVAYAGDGAWAMSMGEVLTAVRHNIPVTAIVFRNRQWGAEKKNQVEFYNRRFVAGELDNDGESFAEMARSMGAEGIVVDQLENVGAALKDALNAQMNDGVTTVIEVMCTRELGDPFRRDALKKPVRMLEKYKDYV; encoded by the coding sequence ATGAGCGAGCAGAACACGGGCCGGGAGGTCGTACAGGGCGTCCAGAAGATGACCCCGTCGGAGGCCTTCGTCGAGACCATGGTCGCCAATGACGTCACGGACATTTTCGGCATCATGGGCTCGGCCTTCATGGACGCCATGGACATCTTCGCCCCCGCCGGCATCCGGCTGGTCCCCGTGGTCCACGAGCAGGGCGCCGCGCACATGGCGGACGGCTACGCCCGGGCCAGCGGCCGCCACGGCGTGGTGATCGGCCAGAACGGCCCCGGCATCAGCAACTGCGTGACCGGCATCGCCGCCGCCTACTGGGCGCACAGTCCGGTGGTCATCGTGACCCCCGAGGCCGGCACCAACGGCATCGGCCTGGGCGGCTTCCAGGAGGCCAACCAGCTGCCCATGTTCCAGGAGTTCACCAAGTACCAGGGCCACGTGGTCAACCCCGCCCGCATGGCAGAGTTCACTGCCCGCTGCTTCGACCGCGCCATGAGCGAGAACGGCCCCACCCAGCTGAACATCCCGCGCGACTACTTCTACGGCGAGATCACCACCGAAATCCCCAAGCCCCGCCGGGTGGACCGCGGCGCGGGCGGCAAGGAAAGCCTGGAGGCGGCGGCGGAGTTGATCGCCACGGCCAAGGCCCCGGTCATCGTCTCCGGCGGCGGCGTGGTCATGGCCGATGGTGTTGAGGAGTGCAAGGCGCTCGCTGAACGCCTCGGCGCCCCGGTGGTCAACAGCTACCAGCACAACGATTCCTTCCCCGCCAGCCACCCGCTGTGGTGCGGTCCGCTGGGCTACCAGGGATCAAAGGCGGGCATGAAGCTTATCTCGGAGGCCGACGTCGTTATTGCCCTCGGCACCCGGCTGGGCCCGTTCGGCACGCTGCCGCAGTACGGCCAGGCCTACTGGCCCGAGAACGCCAAGATCATCCAGGTGGACGCAGACCACACCATGCTCGGCCTGGTCAAGAAGATCGACGTCGGCATCTGCGGCGACGCGAAGGCCGTCGCCACCGAACTCACCCAGCTCCTCGCCGACCGCACGCTGACCAGCGACGCCACCAAGGAAGAGCGCGCCGCGCGGATCAAGGCCGAGAAGGACGCCTGGGAGCAGGAGCTCAGCGCCTGGACCCACGAGCAGGACGAGTACAGCCTGGACGTCATCGAGGAGGCCAAGCACGAGGAAGGCAACTGGCTGCACCCGCGCCAGGTCCTGCGCGAGCTGGAGCTGGCCATGCCGGAAAACGTCATGATCTCCACCGACATCGGCAACATCAACTCGGTGGCGCACAGCTACCTGCGCTTCGAGAAGCCGCGCAGCTTCTTCGCCCCGATGAGCTTCGGCAACTGCGGTTACGCGCTGCCCACCATCATCGGTGCCAAGGCCGCCGCTCCCGAGCGTCCCGCCGTGGCCTACGCCGGCGATGGTGCCTGGGCCATGAGTATGGGCGAGGTCCTCACCGCCGTCCGGCACAACATCCCGGTCACCGCCATCGTCTTCCGCAACCGCCAGTGGGGTGCGGAGAAGAAGAACCAGGTGGAGTTCTACAACCGCCGCTTCGTCGCCGGCGAGCTGGATAACGACGGCGAAAGCTTCGCCGAGATGGCCCGCTCCATGGGTGCCGAGGGCATCGTGGTGGACCAGCTGGAGAACGTCGGCGCCGCGCTGAAGGACGCCCTGAACGCCCAAATGAACGACGGCGTCACCACGGTCATCGAGGTCATGTGCACCCGCGAACTCGGCGACCCGTTCCGCCGCGACGCCCTGAAGAAGCCGGTTCGGATGCTCGAGAAGTACAAAGACTACGTCTAA
- a CDS encoding IclR family transcriptional regulator — protein sequence MEGLTEPDLGPVGSVQGETPALRLFALLEFITTRDQLFTLQSLVDQTGIPKPTLHRMLQQLEGADLLMRQSDGKHYGTGARMRRMAEDVLLNDTRHGSRHAVLKSLVDEIGESCNITALSGNEVIYLDRVETTEPLRIHLGPGSRVPVHCSASGKMILSQFGPAQRERVIAMQPLKVFTRHTQTDPALLEEELRQIRLDGYALDREEFLDGLVCIAVLVPNATTRSNMCVAVQAPIVRMSSEDLVRLLPSLRAAAETLGRIEEQQMSDGPSLALSLAGG from the coding sequence ATGGAAGGCTTGACGGAGCCGGACCTCGGTCCGGTAGGCAGCGTCCAGGGCGAGACGCCGGCACTGCGGCTGTTCGCCCTGCTGGAGTTCATCACCACGCGCGACCAGCTCTTCACCCTGCAGTCCCTGGTGGACCAGACCGGGATCCCGAAACCCACGCTGCACCGGATGCTGCAGCAGCTGGAGGGCGCGGACCTGCTGATGCGCCAGAGCGACGGCAAGCATTACGGCACCGGCGCGCGGATGCGGCGGATGGCCGAGGACGTGCTGCTCAACGACACCCGACACGGCTCCCGTCACGCGGTACTGAAGAGCCTGGTGGACGAGATCGGTGAAAGCTGCAACATCACCGCGCTGTCCGGCAACGAGGTGATCTACCTGGACCGGGTGGAAACCACCGAGCCGCTGCGCATCCATCTGGGCCCGGGCTCCCGCGTGCCCGTGCACTGCTCGGCCAGCGGCAAGATGATCCTCTCCCAGTTCGGCCCCGCCCAGCGCGAGCGCGTGATCGCGATGCAGCCGCTGAAGGTCTTCACCCGCCACACGCAGACCGATCCGGCGCTGCTGGAGGAGGAGCTGCGGCAGATCCGGCTGGATGGCTACGCGCTGGACCGCGAGGAATTCCTCGACGGGCTGGTCTGCATAGCCGTTCTCGTGCCCAACGCGACCACGCGTTCCAACATGTGCGTCGCGGTGCAGGCGCCCATTGTCCGGATGTCCTCGGAGGACCTGGTCCGCCTGCTCCCCTCGCTGCGCGCCGCGGCGGAAACCCTGGGCCGGATCGAAGAGCAGCAAATGTCCGATGGGCCCTCCCTGGCCCTCTCACTGGCAGGAGGATGA
- a CDS encoding RidA family protein yields MNVQDTDLVHVPPANPAAPGALASRAVVAGGLVYATVIPRREDGSIETGNANDQTEQIFANLEAVLSQAGSSLSRLVHLTIYLTDIADREAFNQVYERTVPRPFPSRCAVEVSALAVEGMKVEVTAVAAV; encoded by the coding sequence ATGAACGTCCAAGATACCGATCTCGTCCATGTCCCGCCGGCGAACCCCGCTGCTCCAGGCGCCCTCGCATCGCGTGCCGTGGTTGCCGGCGGCCTCGTGTACGCCACCGTCATTCCCCGCCGCGAGGACGGCAGCATCGAGACCGGCAATGCCAACGACCAGACAGAGCAAATCTTCGCCAACCTGGAGGCTGTCCTGAGCCAAGCCGGGTCTTCACTGAGCCGGCTCGTCCATCTGACCATCTATCTGACTGATATTGCGGACCGCGAAGCATTCAACCAAGTCTATGAACGCACTGTCCCACGCCCTTTTCCCTCACGATGTGCCGTGGAGGTGTCCGCCCTAGCGGTCGAAGGAATGAAAGTGGAAGTGACAGCCGTCGCCGCTGTATGA
- a CDS encoding AAA family ATPase: MDFRPGLMVSARDAFGIDSGLMVPMFPEPNEHVPEIDPAYRFNHDVTLALLAGFAHNRRVLLQGLHGTGKSTHIEQVAARLNWPCIRVNLDGHISRLDLVGKDTVVIENGQQVTRFQEGVVPWALQQPMALIFDEYDAGRPDVMFVIQRLLERDGSFTLTDQNRVLRPHPGFRLFATSNTVGLGNLNGMYHGVQRLNHAQMDRWNIVASLNYLPAAEEIAIVQSRVPSLADGAGTALVASMVEVANLTRQGFLAGDVSTLMSPRTVISWAENVAVFRDPALAFRLSFVNKCDESERTVVAEYFQRCFDAELEESFELAPAYA, from the coding sequence ATGGACTTCCGCCCCGGCCTGATGGTCTCGGCCCGCGACGCCTTCGGCATCGACAGCGGCCTGATGGTGCCGATGTTCCCCGAGCCCAACGAGCACGTGCCGGAGATCGATCCGGCCTACCGCTTCAACCACGACGTGACGCTGGCTCTGCTGGCCGGCTTCGCGCACAACCGCCGCGTGCTGCTGCAGGGGCTGCACGGCACCGGCAAGTCCACGCACATCGAGCAGGTGGCCGCGCGGCTGAACTGGCCGTGCATCCGGGTGAACCTGGACGGCCACATCAGCCGGCTGGACCTGGTGGGCAAGGACACCGTGGTGATTGAGAACGGCCAGCAGGTCACCCGCTTCCAGGAGGGCGTGGTGCCGTGGGCACTGCAACAGCCCATGGCCCTGATCTTCGATGAGTACGACGCCGGACGGCCGGACGTCATGTTCGTCATCCAGCGACTGCTCGAGCGGGACGGCTCCTTCACACTGACGGACCAGAACCGCGTGCTGCGCCCGCACCCCGGCTTCCGGCTCTTCGCTACCTCCAACACAGTGGGGCTGGGCAACCTGAACGGGATGTACCACGGGGTGCAGCGGCTCAACCATGCGCAGATGGACCGCTGGAACATCGTGGCCTCGCTGAACTACCTGCCCGCCGCGGAGGAGATCGCCATTGTCCAGTCCCGGGTTCCGTCACTGGCGGACGGGGCGGGCACGGCGTTGGTGGCGTCGATGGTGGAGGTGGCCAATCTAACCCGGCAGGGCTTCCTGGCCGGCGACGTGTCCACACTGATGTCCCCGCGAACCGTGATCAGCTGGGCCGAAAACGTGGCGGTCTTCCGCGACCCGGCGCTGGCCTTCCGGCTCTCCTTCGTCAACAAGTGCGACGAGTCGGAGCGCACCGTGGTGGCCGAATACTTCCAGCGCTGCTTCGACGCCGAGCTCGAGGAATCCTTCGAGCTCGCCCCCGCGTACGCCTGA
- a CDS encoding excalibur calcium-binding domain-containing protein: protein MKKKTAVLSLATVVGFSVLSATPAMAVGTAFDSCADAAASGMSNIPAGAPGYGAHLDRDLDGIACEEGSPGSEAVTPVPDHADSGQQVTQMPVGGVDTGVPAENPADISAIALTGGLVLAAAGGGTYLLRRRAAVRA, encoded by the coding sequence ATGAAGAAGAAGACCGCAGTTCTTTCACTCGCCACCGTTGTCGGGTTTTCTGTCCTGTCCGCGACACCTGCCATGGCCGTGGGCACCGCCTTCGACAGCTGCGCCGACGCAGCCGCCTCCGGCATGTCCAATATCCCCGCGGGGGCACCGGGATACGGCGCCCACTTGGACCGCGACCTCGACGGCATCGCCTGCGAAGAGGGCAGCCCCGGTAGCGAAGCGGTTACACCAGTGCCGGACCATGCTGATTCCGGGCAGCAGGTCACCCAGATGCCCGTCGGCGGCGTCGACACCGGTGTGCCAGCCGAAAACCCCGCCGACATCAGTGCAATCGCCCTGACTGGCGGCCTCGTCCTGGCAGCGGCAGGCGGCGGAACCTACCTGCTGCGCCGCCGCGCGGCAGTACGGGCCTAG
- a CDS encoding class F sortase, translated as MTDSLLGRRGSRLATAAAALILLAGCAAPATEPAVQAAPTAPASTSTARTEHPAPEPTPTTSSAAAATERPESALSAAPKQEKVQEPILPESPPVTVTIPSLGVQSQLLRLGLQNNGTLEVPPGDPGSPAGWYIHSPTPGERGPAVILGHVNAYGNGPGVFAGLRELKAGDTIEVDREDGTTAVFTVDRAEAYSKDTFPTETVYGNTAGSELRLITCDGYDSDTGRFDDNYVVYAKLVT; from the coding sequence ATGACTGATTCACTACTCGGCCGCCGCGGAAGCCGCCTGGCTACCGCGGCGGCCGCTTTAATTCTCTTGGCCGGCTGCGCCGCTCCCGCAACGGAACCAGCCGTCCAAGCCGCCCCGACCGCCCCAGCCTCGACGTCAACTGCCCGAACAGAACACCCGGCCCCAGAACCAACACCAACGACAAGCTCCGCCGCAGCTGCAACAGAACGGCCGGAATCAGCACTTTCTGCTGCGCCCAAGCAGGAGAAGGTTCAAGAGCCGATCCTGCCGGAATCCCCGCCGGTCACCGTGACCATCCCGTCGCTCGGCGTGCAGTCCCAGCTGCTCAGACTTGGTCTGCAGAACAATGGCACCCTTGAGGTGCCGCCGGGAGATCCAGGCTCGCCCGCCGGCTGGTACATCCATTCCCCCACACCTGGGGAACGCGGGCCGGCAGTGATCCTGGGCCACGTCAACGCCTACGGCAACGGACCCGGCGTCTTCGCCGGCCTGCGCGAGCTGAAAGCCGGAGACACCATCGAAGTGGACCGTGAAGACGGCACCACTGCCGTGTTCACGGTCGACCGCGCTGAGGCCTATTCCAAGGACACTTTCCCCACCGAGACGGTGTACGGGAACACTGCCGGCTCCGAACTCCGCCTGATAACCTGCGACGGATACGACTCCGACACGGGCCGATTCGACGACAACTACGTCGTCTACGCCAAACTTGTCACTTGA
- a CDS encoding amidohydrolase → MEPTTVYPARIVRTMDPARPTAEAVAVRGDRIRAVGTVAELMAYPGAVLDERYADAVLLPGFVEAHSHAGSGNVWANTYVGLVDRTGPDGRRWPGCRTIDEVLDRLRAAEAELQDPDAVLMAWGLDPIYFPGQPLAAAELDRVSATRPIHIAHTNGHVCAVNSAVLRRFGIDASMRVSGVVKDGAGEPTGELQEFAAMGLVGELVEGSGLLNISPAALRQFAQEGVNTGTTTLTDLGSSLLMDDDGVALYRSTVDEEFPARLNVFHFGAGIGPVALSLQEAAERLVRLRQLSTDKLRFGNVKLMLDGSIQGFTARLLEPGYLGGQPNGIWNVSPEEFREAFETFHRAGLLAHVHCNGDQATQLFLDTLEAILTAHPRPDHRHTCTHSQMSTAAQYRRMAALGVCANIFANHIWAWGDQHIDITVGPDRAARMNAAATALRLKVPISLHSDTPVTPLGPLHAVKHAATRLTVSGRVMGEHERIGVQEALEAVTIGGAYMLKVDHQVGSLEAGKLADMAVLAEDPLAVEPEHIGEIHVLGTMVGGRHHATKVAPLSEVSAL, encoded by the coding sequence TTGGAACCCACCACCGTCTACCCTGCCCGCATCGTCCGCACCATGGACCCTGCCCGCCCGACGGCGGAGGCCGTCGCCGTGCGCGGCGATCGGATTCGAGCCGTCGGCACCGTTGCCGAACTCATGGCCTACCCCGGCGCGGTCCTGGACGAGCGCTACGCCGACGCCGTCCTGCTGCCCGGCTTCGTGGAGGCGCACAGTCACGCGGGCTCGGGCAATGTTTGGGCCAATACGTACGTGGGCCTTGTGGACCGGACCGGCCCGGACGGCCGGCGCTGGCCTGGCTGCCGCACCATCGACGAGGTTTTGGACCGGCTGCGCGCGGCTGAGGCCGAGCTGCAAGACCCGGACGCGGTGCTGATGGCGTGGGGCCTTGACCCGATCTACTTCCCGGGCCAGCCGCTGGCCGCCGCGGAGCTGGACCGGGTCTCGGCCACGCGCCCCATCCACATCGCACACACCAACGGGCACGTATGCGCCGTGAATTCGGCGGTGCTTCGCCGGTTCGGAATCGACGCGTCCATGCGCGTTAGCGGCGTCGTCAAGGACGGCGCCGGCGAACCCACCGGGGAACTGCAGGAGTTCGCGGCGATGGGGCTCGTCGGTGAGCTCGTCGAAGGCTCGGGCCTGCTGAACATCAGTCCCGCCGCCCTGCGCCAGTTCGCGCAAGAAGGCGTGAACACGGGCACCACCACGCTGACAGACCTGGGCTCAAGCCTGCTGATGGACGACGACGGCGTCGCCCTTTACCGCTCGACCGTCGACGAGGAATTCCCCGCCCGTCTAAACGTCTTCCACTTCGGCGCCGGCATCGGCCCAGTTGCGCTGTCTCTGCAGGAGGCCGCGGAGCGGCTGGTGCGGTTGCGCCAGCTCTCCACCGACAAGCTCCGCTTCGGCAACGTCAAGCTCATGCTTGACGGCTCCATCCAGGGCTTCACCGCGCGCCTGCTGGAGCCGGGCTACCTCGGCGGGCAGCCGAACGGGATCTGGAACGTCAGCCCGGAAGAGTTCCGCGAGGCGTTCGAGACCTTCCACCGGGCCGGGCTGCTGGCGCACGTCCACTGCAACGGCGACCAGGCCACCCAGCTGTTCCTGGACACGCTCGAGGCCATCCTCACCGCGCACCCGCGTCCGGACCACCGCCACACCTGCACGCACTCGCAAATGAGCACCGCAGCGCAGTACCGGCGCATGGCGGCCCTGGGCGTGTGCGCCAACATCTTCGCAAACCACATCTGGGCCTGGGGCGACCAGCACATCGATATCACGGTGGGTCCTGACCGGGCCGCGCGCATGAACGCGGCCGCGACGGCGCTGCGCCTCAAGGTACCGATCTCCCTGCACTCGGACACCCCGGTCACACCCTTGGGCCCGCTGCACGCCGTGAAGCATGCCGCAACGCGGCTGACGGTCTCCGGACGGGTCATGGGCGAGCACGAGCGGATCGGCGTGCAGGAAGCACTGGAGGCCGTGACGATCGGCGGAGCGTACATGCTGAAGGTGGACCACCAGGTCGGCTCGCTCGAAGCGGGGAAGCTCGCGGACATGGCCGTCCTGGCCGAGGACCCGCTCGCCGTCGAGCCAGAGCACATCGGCGAGATCCATGTCCTCGGCACCATGGTCGGCGGCCGGCACCACGCTACGAAGGTCGCGCCCCTCTCGGAGGTGTCCGCGCTGTGA